The following proteins are co-located in the Oryzias melastigma strain HK-1 linkage group LG8, ASM292280v2, whole genome shotgun sequence genome:
- the hs3st2 gene encoding heparan sulfate glucosamine 3-O-sulfotransferase 2, whose product MAHRLLSANRVNARIAFIFTLSLSCTYLFYNIIFYRSAVMTNQGYEGKPCPPSKSAGGKKLLGKLDNCASLEASSAAQRGSSHLQRITPAAAGGPWTDGNSKNMSIAQKYGNKKLPTALIVGVKKGGTRAVLEFIRIHPDVRALGTEPHFFDRNYDRGLDWYRGLMPRTLDSQITLEKTPSYFVTREAPRRISRMSHETKLIVVVRNPVTRAISDYTQTLSKKPDIPSFEELAFTNRSLGLVDTSWNAIRIGMYILHLENWLQYFRLSQMHFVSGERLITDPAGEMGRVQDFLGLKRIITDKHFYFNRTKGFPCLKKPESSSQPRCLGKSKGRTHVQIEQDTIEQLQEFYRPFNIKFYETVGQDFKWD is encoded by the exons ATGGCACATAGGCTCCTCTCTGCGAACAGAGTCAACGCCAGGATCGCCTTCATCTTCACCTTGTCACTCTCCTGCACGTACTTGTTCTACAACATCATTTTCTATCGCAGCGCGGTCATGACGAACCAGGGATACGAGGGGAAGCCGTGCCCGCCGAGCAAGAGCGCAGGAGGGAAGAAACTTCTTGGGAAGCTGGACAACTGCGCCTCGCTGGAAGCCAGTTCTGCCGCTCAGAGAGGATCGAGTCATCTGCAAAGAATCACCCCCGCGGCCGCTGGAGGTCCGTGGACTGATGGGAATTCCAAAAACATGAGCATCGCGCAGAAATATGGCAACAAGAAGCTGCCGACTGCGTTAATTGTTGGCGTAAAGAAAGGAGGAACCAGAGCGGTGCTGGAGTTCATCCGGATACACCCAGATGTGCGCGCACTGGGCACGGAGCCACACTTTTTTGACAGAAACTATGACAGAGGATTGGACTGGTACAG GGGATTAATGCCGCGGACGCTGGACAGCCAAATCACTTTGGAGAAGACTCCCAGCTACTTCGTCACCAGAGAAGCCCCCCGACGCATCTCCAGGATGTCCCATGAGACAAAGCTGATCGTCGTGGTGCGCAACCCCGTCACCCGAGCAATCTCCGactacacacaaacactttccaAGAAGCCCGACATCCCCTCGTTCGAGGAGCTGGCCTTTACAAACAGAAGCTTAGGTCTGGTGGACACCTCCTGGAATGCCATCCGGATCGGGATGTACATCCTGCACCTGGAAAACTGGCTGCAGTACTTCCGCCTGTCGCAGATGCACTTTGTGAGCGGCGAGCGGCTGATAACAGACCCAGCAGGGGAAATGGGTCGCGTTCAGGACTTTTTAGGCCTCAAACGGATCATCACGGACAAGCACTTTTACTTCAACCGAACCAAAGGTTTCCCGTGTCTGAAGAAGCCGGAGAGCAGCAGTCAGCCACGGTGCCTCGGCAAATCTAAGGGAAGGACTCACGTACAGATCGAACAGGACACCATAGAGCAGCTGCAGGAGTTTTATAGGCCGTTCAACATCAAATTCTACGAAACAGTGGGACAAGATTTTAAGTGGGATTGA